The segment taaaagtaataaaaaattattttattaatctattttttattattgtttattttttattacctgatattattttttaaagataaaaatatttttatttttaattaatataacaattaacctaataaatattttataattacactAAATAATCTTtagatttaagtaaaatgatatttaaatattcttttattacctctaacaaaatataataattatttatatatgttaatttttattaaatttaattatattttatgctaaataatttttttgattattttttattttttataataaaagattactttaaCCAAACGTTATGAATGATTTCTTTTTCACCACATTTGTAACTGCAAAGAAATGGAAAGGCAGGGTTAGCCACATTGGTTGCTCAATTAACTAGGAGTGAGCGATTACAATGGAGGAAAAATCACACATTTAAATGAGTATTGCTACTTTTAAATACTAAAccaataaatattattactcaaaagatgtaatttttttttttaatcgaaGATCTTATTCGTACTAGTTGGACAGATAAATTCATAGTATagcaattaaattcataattattatataaaagaaattaagattttatcaGATAAGTGAAGTAATGTAATGTTATTCATTAATTGATGCATTATTTATCTTCGTTTCATAAGCTAGTTTTATATTCTGACTCTCCCGATATATTTTAACTCTTTCAATTATCATTTGACAAATCGCTTTGTGTACTCAACTTTGTATATATACTTTGCTAGGCAAGTACttttattcattacaaataTATAGTCTATAAGATCTTAAAGATCTAAGAAATCAACAACTTTTTAACATAGGATCAAGAAACCCAAGAAAACAAGGAAAAATGATTTGAATAATtccttaattttttcatatatcgATTCATTAGGGTTTATAACATGTGTATACTTGAATGAAATTATTAGATCAGCTACAATTTTTAGAAATACATCTCAAATGTAGAtcaagtgaagaaaaaaaaaaaaactaaatcatACCTTTTTAACATCTTCCGATCAGTAACTTAACTCCGATCTTAGATTTTTGACACAAgcaaagaagagagaaaagggAACAAAACTGatgagatattttaataaagagTAGAAGCGTATTCGAGAAGCTTCTTACCCTTTAAAGATAAAACGATgcgttttgttttttaaattattgaaaacaaaacgCATAATTTCAAATAACGCATGTAAGAATTTTAAATGATCTATCTATACACGAATACTTTGAACAAcacataaatagataaaaaataaaatttagaattgaaAACTAATCTCCAACCATTGATTGAAATGTTCAATGATAGTGAATTCTTTTTTGATCCACTGTTCTTGCATACTGTCCAATTATCTCAATAATAttgaaagtaaatttttttaagaattgtttCTCAAAAGAATTATGTATAGTTTCCTTATAAGCATCTTGTTCATCTTAATTAACCATCATTGAGCAGTTacaatgaagaaagaaaaatttcacACATAAATGAGTAATGTACAACTGGTCTGATGGAACCCATAGTTGTGTGCACaatctagttttgaaaatattttaaaccaaattgaaaaaacggtTTGATGAAATctcatattaaactaaattgaattgaaaattacGGATAATCCCAGTTCTCGAATAACTTGTATCTTATCATCATTTGCCAGGGCTCCCTGGAATTTCCAGAATTAAGATGCATGCATTATACTAATTTGAATAATCAATTTACAATGCAATAAAAGCCACACAAGCAACAAATACCGACGACCATAAACGGAAATTCTCAAAGCCAAATTTCTGAAACTATCATGGCAGCCAACATGCTATCATGAGCAACTTTCCCAATGAGGCCATGTTCACATTCAAGAACAACAATTTCAGTAAAACATAACTAGCTTCTAAAACCTTTAAGCACAACCAAATCACTCAAGTTCTTCATTTTCACACCAGTTAAGGAATCTCCAGACCCATTAATCCCACAACCATTATCCACTACAACACACTGCTTCTGTTCACCTGACTCAGATGAGCCTTCATTACTCCCATGGAAATACTGATAATATTGCCATCATCATGCGCCACCACAATTCAcactattatttttgttaatagaGAAATAAAACTGCATTGTTTATGATTTGATCTGGTTTCATTTTCACCTAAATCACAAACTAAACcgtaaatatttatttctcgACCAAACTGAAAAATACTTGGATCGAGTCTTTGATTGGATCAAGGTCCAATCTGAGTATTAGAACATTTACCCTTATTTTATGGTTATCTTTATCCATCCAATTCAGTGTAAGGGTATTTTTTGAAGGTTCAACTCCTGATTTTCTGAATTTGGTTTTTGGAATAAAAGACCCAGACAACACTTATAATGAGGGTCGACGGTGATCTGGGGATTAAAGTGGCGTACGACAACTGGGATGTGAGATGTGTTCCAGATGAGCCCTTCTTTTGATAGGGGTGTGATCATAATCTTGCCTTATCTTTCACTTCTTGATTGTAAAGTCTGGAGTCGTCTGGTCACTAATCACTTGTTAACCGTTTAGTCACTATAGTCGTTGCATCTTGTTACACTTGAGAGATGACTTCAACAAAAACTTTCTGATCAAGAGTTTTGAGTCCTTTTAGACATATGGTACTAGTACAGGAAAAAAGACATTAGCACTATAACAGTTCCATCCAAATGACCATAGAAGTCGGAAGTCTGCCGTGTACCTGCCAGTGTAACAATGTGCAAAGTCCGGTACCATCAACTTTGTATGATTTTCTATCAAAAAGTGTTAAAGAGTGCATTCCGCAAAATATTCAAGTGAGATGTGACTGTAAAAGACGAATGCAAAATGGAGCCTATATGAGTTCTCTATAGtcaacaatgaaaaaaataattataccatcTATATACAAATTTGTCGAGAGCTAAAACCACTTCCACGATGAAACTGTCACAAGACAAAAACCAAATCTTCAATCAATAAATGGCATACGCGTAAACTTATGATAAAGTTGCAGTGTCACACAAATTGTTCCATTGCATCAGAAAACTAAGTCCATGACAGTGTAAAGTCCAAAGCtgtaagaagaaaagaaatttaatttttttttttccattatgcAAGTTTTTTAGTCAAAACCAATTGCATTCCTTGCATGAAATCTAGGGTTGGCAGTAAACTTTTTCTTTCACATGCCATGCGTTGGAATTAACTTACTGCATCTACATTTGAAGTTTCCAGGTTACAACAAAATGCTAGCAAAACGCATCTGTAGATCTGCACTTATCAACATTGAACATAATGCTGACTACAAGTAATGCAATGGAACTTCTTCATAATCAGGCACCTTGAGATGTTTCAACAGTGGAGACATCCGCAAACCAATGATTTCTACCTCCGTATTTGAGTGACCTTCGAGGAACACATTTGTAATctaaaaacataacaaatttcCAAGTGTCAGTCAAAGAACAATGTCGCAAAAAGTTGATAAAAAGGTATTCACAACATAAGTCTACCTGAGTGCATCCAAAGACTTTAAGGATCTTCAGTGACAAACAGCTATCAACAATCAGACCCACAGCCTCATTTGTCAAATTTCGGCAAAAAGATATATCTAAACTCAACAAGTTTCTTGATCGCTTGACAAGGGATACTGCAGTGTTGTGGGCAACCTATAAAAAAGTCTCAGATCCCCAtgaaaatttagagaaaataataaaccCCTTTCACCTGACTaaacttaaaatgaaaaacagtGATTAGCATATTTTGAACAAAGGCATCACACTCATAGCCTATCTCCTGCAATATGCACAGACCAttactcaaaatagataatgTGCTTACCTTGACACTGTTCATAGAAAGTTCTTTCAAAGACTCCCCAGAGATGTCCAAGAATGCAGCAACAGCTTCATCACTGTAACACCGAATGAAGTGACAAAAAGTTTACAGTTTAATCTTAGGATGGCATGAGATGTAAGCATGCAACATAACTTGCATCTCATCAAGAAAATAAGATTCAGAACAcagtaaaaatatgaattattacaTTTGTATAatcaaaaagatattttttcatcttcagAGTACTGGGGAAAAGCATGATTCAGACTATACAATTAAGCAGGAATGACTCCGCATAGATCTTTTGTTTGACTATAAATACTTTCCCAGGATGTCTGGGCTTTCATATCTATATATTCACCAAGCTAATGAAAAACATTTCGAAATGCcttcttaaataatttatcaattcaaCAGGAAAGTCATTACTAAAAAACTCCAAAAAGTAGCCCTTTCCTCTAAAGCTTGcattttttaaaaggaaaatacacAGTTATATGGTTATGAAAGAGCATAATTTCAATACTATAATTGCTTAAGAATGGCAGCATATATTCTTAGAAAATTTTCCTACAACTGAGTTGTGCATGTTTCAACTATCAACTATCGCGACAAGAGTTTACAAGAAGCTGTTGATAATACATTAACTGCTATATTTTCCTCTGTAATACGTTAATTACAAAATCACCCATTGCTCACATCAATGTGGCAAAGATGACAAATGACAAATGACATGGGGTCAAGAGTTCACCTGAAGGAAACAACTTAAGCAAGGGAGTTAACGACTCTGgattattaaatacatataaaataataataaagaattataCAATGGCCAGTAAACTCCATCCCTCAATTTATCTTAAATGCATAGGATTCAATTAATCAATAATCACCATCATCATCGATTCATAAGTCCACCAAAATATTATACAGTCTTAATCATCCTTTTATTTGAGCATCATCATCCATTGACTTTGTCTAATATATCTTATGTCCACTACTCCTTTTCTCAGCCTTATTTAACTCCATATCATAATATCCAAGCCCCAAAAGTGAACATCACAATCTTaggttttttttcattatcaattaGGTCCCCTATCCACCAAATCCCAAAACTAATTTATTACAATGATCAAATTAAGGCGAGAAGACTCAATGAACAGCATCAAATTTAAGCAAAATCACTATTTAGAATTACAATAAGTTTGAGGCACAAATGTTCAAAGGGGCTGCTCAACTAAACTcaatttaacaaattcaaaacatAGGATAGCACTACAGGGAATTGTAGTTCCACCCACAGTGTTTAAGGAAATAAAGTCCCACTCTAGCGCCATGAAAGCTAGTCTATTAACTCAAACAAGATTAAACACTGTTACCTCATTATGCATTTTTCACCAAGCTGGTgcttaattatatcaataaccAAATAAATGAATCAACTATTAGAAAGGAATTCCATTTTTATGTTCACACTCAAATATATGCATGCACACAATTTAAAGCAGCAAATCTGTAACAGTAGATCATAAGCAAATACTGAATCACTAAGCAAGCAGGAAGGGAAAGTAAACTGTGATGCAACAATAAAGTTTATTATGTTGTacagaaaatatataaactcCCAGTTTTAGAGTAGAAACCTGAAAGCATTATAgccaaaattcaatttttgaattgCTTGACAGCCATTTGCAAGATATCCAATAGAGAAGTCTGTCAAGCGGCGCAAGTTGAAGATATTAAGTCCACGTAGTCCCATACAGGTTTCAGCAATGGCTTTCAGCGAAATATCAGTCAATTTCCTGCATAAGAATAGGAGTCCTACGTGACTAAAGGAGGTAAAGTAACTCCGAAGCTAAGGAATTTTACAACAAAAGTTTCAGAAACTTACACACATTCAGACAAAACAAGCTCCTTCATATTATGACCATGAACACTAACAAATTCTCTGATAAAATCATCACTAACAGTTTCAATGCGTGCTACTGATAAAACCTCTAAATATTTTAGCTTATTCAGTGCTGGAAGAATAAGCATAGCATCAACATTTTGGCAATCATTGATGTACAGTTCATGCATAACCGATCCCAATGAATTTGCTAGGATGTCAATGCTAGTAGCAGTAACAAAGGAGCACTCGCTGAGATTAACACATCTTAGTGCTGGAGCAGAAGAAACGATTCCCTGAAGCCCAACATCTGAAAGCCGGCATGCTCCACAGAGGGATAAAGTAGTTAGGGAGGGCAAACTATTTGATGACTTCACTAAGGTAGAAAGAACTATGTAATCTGGTAGGCGTCCACAGTGGTCAAGCTGTAAAACCTGATttcacaaaacaaaattcaGATTCTCCACAAAGTTCTTCCCAATATAAGACAAAAGACCATATTTCACACTCAATATTCTAGAAGATGATCCATAACCAAAAGTAAAAGTCTTTCACAAGATAATATCCAGTCTGAAACAGAAAAGCAGGTCAGGGAACTATGTTCCACTTGCAACCTCAAAACAGGAACCACAAATAATTCCTTATCTGATTCATTCGTTTCTCACAATTACTAGTCCAAAATTTCACCAAAAAGTTCTTCCTGAAACATACTATGAACACCATCTACATAcaaaacattaatataaatcaTTTACCTGGAACAAATACTAGTAAAATAATGGGAAAGCCAGAACAAGAAATATGAAACTAAAGCtccgtttaaaaaaaaaaagaaaagatcatACCGTCAAGTGCCCGGTGTCACAATCCTGAAAAGCTTCAGTGAACTGTTCCTCTGTTAGCCACGAGCATTCGCATAGACGAATCTCTGTAGGGGACCCAGTGACAAGGAGGTTTAGAAAATGACTATTCATCCTCCGAGAACTGCATAGCCTCACACTGAGCTTGTGCCTTAGCGCATCCGGGACATTTTCAAGTGAAGTCATTGCATCAGCGTTCTCTACAAGAACATTTAAACATAATTCTTTCAATGATGGAATACGCAATTTTGAACGACCCCGACCAGTCTTGGGAATCCACGTTATTGCTGTAGGATTTTTATTCCCTAAAGGGTTGTTCCTATGTTTCCTTTTCAACTTATCATCTCTATCCCTAATAATCTTCATAGCGGTAGAGAAGGGACCCGGCCAATCTTCAATGTCCTCTTCATTCTCAGGAGACACTTGCTCTTGCTCAGAGAAAAGTGCAAATCTAGATGCATTCTGCCTTGCTATATCTCGAAATTGTTCCATTCTTGATTCGCTCACCCTCACACTACTGTTTCGTTCCATTCTTGATTCACTCACCTTCACTCTATTCTTTCCAACTACAATTTCTCCTGAAACATCAGCTGAACTCTTAACTTCATCTTCCAAATCCCCTTCAATATCGCCACTTCCCTTCAATACCGAGTCTTCAACAACCAGTTTCGTCTTCCCTTTCTCTTCTCTACTAAACTGCCTCGTACGGTTTACACTACGGCTTTGGATCCTCTCTGTCTCCAAGTTCTCCCTATCAACACCTTCTTCATCTTCTGTTATCTTTCCCTTcttttcatcctcatcctcaacTTCAAACTCTAATTTCCCCTTTCCTTTCTCTCTTATTTTCCTTACATTACCCTGCTCATCACCAAAATTTTCTTCCACTTTCCTCTTCGCAACTTTCTTCCCCGACCGCAAATTCAAACACCCACCACTTTCCTCACTCTCCGAACTCAGCAAACCCTCATTCATACCCagctttctcttcctcttcacCAAACATTGCTCCACAATCTGATCAGCGCCACAAGAAACTGATGATTTTGAAGCGAGCCGAGCACTCCGTCTGCAAACGGATATAGGACCATTTTCGCGGGTCTGGGAGGGAGTAGCGGGCACTATGTTGGCTCCATTTTTTACCGGTTCGATTTCGGGTTTAGTTGGAAGTATTTTGTGGGATCGAAGGACTGTCATATTGATTGGTGCTAAGGAGAGGAAATTATGCATGAAGGACTGTCATACTGAAAGGCGCCTTTGGTTGTAGGGAGGTATTTAGGGCTCGAAACTTCTCTTGTACGCCGATTGGGGTTCTTCACTTTTCCCGCCAAAATTGCACAGTAACGGCATTTGGGCCTTTGGGCTTCTGGCCTGCAGTCTTTTaagatagaaaaaatataataaaataataataaaattatatataccaattttaaatatacatttgatatatattattataagattaaataattttaaattaataataaaataatatctaattatataataatatatataaatatacatatatttatttatctaaataaatatatataatattattaaaaaaataatgaataaatgaagtttttgtGTAAGGGATAAGACAAGTGgcaaatatttaagattttatgcATGAAATTCAtcttaatgatattttataattaaattttattttttattctaataaagttttattggtaaataattttatcaaagatCCTTAATTCTATTAaggtgtatttattttttaaatcacccaaaaaagaaaaatacatcgttttgaaatgtatattttaataatataatttaaaataaattttaatttgatctgAAATGGAATGAAAATATCATGtttgagataattttaaattttaaagacaaaaaatttaaaaatttgaggaTACAACCAAATAATCACAAAGTCGCAAAAACTAATACGATAATAAAAAAGGTTCACATCTT is part of the Mangifera indica cultivar Alphonso chromosome 13, CATAS_Mindica_2.1, whole genome shotgun sequence genome and harbors:
- the LOC123195238 gene encoding uncharacterized protein LOC123195238; translated protein: MHNFLSLAPINMTVLRSHKILPTKPEIEPVKNGANIVPATPSQTRENGPISVCRRSARLASKSSVSCGADQIVEQCLVKRKRKLGMNEGLLSSESEESGGCLNLRSGKKVAKRKVEENFGDEQGNVRKIREKGKGKLEFEVEDEDEKKGKITEDEEGVDRENLETERIQSRSVNRTRQFSREEKGKTKLVVEDSVLKGSGDIEGDLEDEVKSSADVSGEIVVGKNRVKVSESRMERNSSVRVSESRMEQFRDIARQNASRFALFSEQEQVSPENEEDIEDWPGPFSTAMKIIRDRDDKLKRKHRNNPLGNKNPTAITWIPKTGRGRSKLRIPSLKELCLNVLVENADAMTSLENVPDALRHKLSVRLCSSRRMNSHFLNLLVTGSPTEIRLCECSWLTEEQFTEAFQDCDTGHLTVLQLDHCGRLPDYIVLSTLVKSSNSLPSLTTLSLCGACRLSDVGLQGIVSSAPALRCVNLSECSFVTATSIDILANSLGSVMHELYINDCQNVDAMLILPALNKLKYLEVLSVARIETVSDDFIREFVSVHGHNMKELVLSECVKLTDISLKAIAETCMGLRGLNIFNLRRLTDFSIGYLANGCQAIQKLNFGYNAFSDEAVAAFLDISGESLKELSMNSVKVAHNTAVSLVKRSRNLLSLDISFCRNLTNEAVGLIVDSCLSLKILKVFGCTQITNVFLEGHSNTEVEIIGLRMSPLLKHLKVPDYEEVPLHYL